CTAAAACTTTGCTTTAAATAAAAGATGACTGCGAGGGTGATGACAAAAGGTAAAGCCATCCCTATCGCATTTTCTCCACTCAATGGTACACCTAAAATTCGCAGTGCTATTGCAATTGACGCCACAATGACCACTGCAGCTATTAGAAGCTTATTGGTTATTTCACTTTGAACGTTTCTACCACTCATGTTGACTCTACCCGTGCTTATTTTTTACTCTAAGTTTAAAACGCTTTCCAAATTAAGAAGAACGACCATTTTCTCCCCAACATTAACCAATCCGTGAACAAACTCTGCATTGTCTGAATCTTGAAAATCAGGCACATCTTTCGCCTGCTCCTCCGAAATGCTGTATACATCTGAAACTGCATCAACCACGATCCCCATCACTTTATTCTGGTCATTTATTTCTACTGCAACAACAATAACGACAGTAAGTGGACCATACTCATTATCTTCAATTCCAAACCTTAATCTTAGATCAATAATTGGAACTATAGTGCCACGTAAATTAATAGCACCTTTTACAAAACTTGGTGAGTTTGGGATCGCAGTGACATCTTCCCA
The Pseudoalteromonas phenolica genome window above contains:
- a CDS encoding chemotaxis protein CheW; its protein translation is MSEQAEHNQQLILEGQHDENQYLTFMMADEEYGMNILAVQEIRGWEDVTAIPNSPSFVKGAINLRGTIVPIIDLRLRFGIEDNEYGPLTVVIVVAVEINDQNKVMGIVVDAVSDVYSISEEQAKDVPDFQDSDNAEFVHGLVNVGEKMVVLLNLESVLNLE